The genomic DNA AGCACATATACCGTGAGTACCTGGAGGAGGCCGCGCGTGCTGGACCGTGAGCGGGTACTCGCGAAGATCGATGAGCTTGAGGGATATCCGGGCGAGATGCGAGAGATCGCGCCTGCAAGCTTCGAGGATTGTATGAGGATCGGGAAAAGGAGAGCATGTGAGCGTCTTCTCCAGATCTCGATCGAGACTATTCTATATAGCTCATTCTGGTTGCATGCCTCAGGCTGGGACTGGCAGCAGATGAGGACCTGTTTGAAAAGCTCGCAAGTTCTGGGGTTCTCTCCAGAGAGGTGGTGGAGAGAGCGAAGCGGATGAAGGGATTCCGCAACATACTGGTTCGCAGATACAGGTACGTGGATGATCGTCTATGAGATGGTGACTGGGCATCTCGACGACTTTGAC from Methanothrix thermoacetophila PT includes the following:
- a CDS encoding HepT-like ribonuclease domain-containing protein yields the protein MFEKLASSGVLSREVVERAKRMKGFRNILVRRYRYVDDRL